In Saprospiraceae bacterium, the sequence CAGATTATAATCAGCTCCGGTCAAGGTCAGACAAGAGGTATTACCTCCATATTTATTAGTATCAGCACCTGAAGTGGGTATGGAGCCACGTACTCCCCAAAATTTTATTTTCATACGGGATCGGCTTTCCAAAAAATTGCAACTGCACCTAAAAATTTTTTTTCCCTTCCAATAATAGGATAAGAGGTCACAGATATCCTTTTAGAGGCACCGGCCAGACTCTCAATCCAGAATGATTTATGATTGGGCAATAATTCTTTTAAGGTTTTGACTAAGGGCAGTTCATCCGGAGAAAGACTAATGCCTTGTTCGTCCAACGGCTTGAATATGTTAGCCCAGACTTCTACAGGCATTTCTCCAGTATCTTCAAATCGCTTTCCCAAAATGTCTTCAGCAGGTTCATTGTAAAATATCAGGTTGCCAAAAGTGTCAGTGATAAAAACTGGTATGCTGAGGCATTCAGCTAACTGACGATTAAGGATGATCTCTATATCGTATCCGGGCATAGTTGGGGGTTCGAAATTAAGAATATTTAATTAAATGTATAACTATTTGCCTAATGATACAACTATGGTTTGAAAATAGTCACGTATATATTCTACTTTTTAAATTGCAGACGAACTTTACTACATTTATACATTATTGTCAAACCTGGAATCATGGAAAAGCTTAGAGCTGACTTTATCCTTTTATACTTGATTATTATATTATTGTCGTCCTGTAAGCATGAACCCAAAAATGATTTGAGTGGCTTTGTGCTGGAATCGGGCTTTAATATTACAAAAGTAGCATCGGAGCCCTTGATAAAAGATCCGGTGGATCTTGAATTTGGCACACATGGAGAAGCCTATGTATTAGAAATGCCTGGTTATCCTTTTGAGGATGTTTTCAGTAAAGTCATCTTACTCAAAGATCGTGATAAGGATGGCATATTTGATGATTCAAAAGTGTTTGCAGAAAACCTTCAATTGGGCTCATCCATACTTTTATTTCGAAAAGGCCTGTTGGTTGCTGCCCCTCCCTATTTGTTGTACATTGAGGATAGGAATGGAGACGAAATATCAGATCATGTAGATACACTGATGTCGGGATTTTCTACCGGTAACCTCCAACACAACTATAATGGGCTGACATATGGTCTGGATGGATGGATATATGCTGTTAATGGCGGCAATTCCGGGCAACCCTTTTGGTGGGGAGATACCACCTCAAGGATAGATCTAAGGGGACAGGACTTTAGATTTAATCTCAATTCAAAAAAACTTGAACGAATCGGGAGATCCTCAGGAGGTTTTGGATTGGCCATGGACGAAT encodes:
- a CDS encoding PAS domain-containing protein → MPGYDIEIILNRQLAECLSIPVFITDTFGNLIFYNEPAEDILGKRFEDTGEMPVEVWANIFKPLDEQGISLSPDELPLVKTLKELLPNHKSFWIESLAGASKRISVTSYPIIGREKKFLGAVAIFWKADPV